A genome region from Hevea brasiliensis isolate MT/VB/25A 57/8 chromosome 9, ASM3005281v1, whole genome shotgun sequence includes the following:
- the LOC110656518 gene encoding uncharacterized protein LOC110656518 gives MAVWSILLEILKRPTFGDVVIELVMFMIPLWIAVIVGVLVGWAWKPKWANLGRVMFDSSVSKDSATTVASPASLSISTLNSLKFQLPSFISWVANDGIQKDSSSAPPSLRHDFSSSQLQKDKSGMVNEDDLELLCKLVEDKDGGPAWIQMMDRSSPTMSYQAWRRDPETGPTQYRTRTVFEDATPEMVRDFFWDDEFRFKWDDMVIHTAILEECPTTGTMVVQWVRKFPFFCSDREYIIGRRIWESGRLYYCITKGVPCSSLPRRNKPRRVDLYYSSWCIRAVESKSGDGQLTACEVLLFHHEDMGIPLEIAKLGIRHGMWGAVKKIEPSLRAYQKQRAAGDPLSRCAFMAQINTKVSADYLKCLESTASSHSSEVEIQDSSSKKPRGNIHRLLVVGGAIALACTLDQGLLTKAVIFGVARRFAKTGRL, from the exons ATGGCTGTGTGGTCGATTTTGTTAGAGATTTTGAAGAGACCCACTTTTGGAGATGTCGTGATTGAGCTCGTCATGTTTATGATTCCTTTGTGGATTGCGGTTATTGTTGGGGTTCTTGTAGGATGGGCATGGAAGCCTAAATGGGCCAATTTGGGTAGAGTAATGTTTGATTCTTCTGTCTCTAAGGACTCTGCAACTACAGTAGCATCACCGGCATCTTTGTCGATATCCACCTTGAATTCATTGAAGTTTCAGTTGCCCAGTTTCATATCTTGGGTTGCCAACGACGGAATTCAGAAGGACTCTTCCTCTGCGCCGCCTAGCCTTAGGCATGATTTCAG TTCTTCACAGTTGCAAAAGGATAAATCCGGCATGGTGAATGAAGATGATTTAGAGCTTTTGTGTAAACTTGTGGAAGACAAAGATGGAGGTCCTGCTTGGATTCAGATGATGGATCGTTCCAGCCCAACTATGAGCTATCAAGCTTGGCGGAGAGATCCCGAG ACTGGCCCTACCCAATATCGTACCAGAACTGTTTTTGAAGATGCCACTCCTGAAATGGTGAGGGACTTCTTTTGGGATGATGAATTTCGGTTTAAGTGGGACGACATGGTTATACATACTGCAATTTTGGAGGAGTGCCCCACCACAGGAACCATGGTGGTTCAGTGGGTACGCAAG TTTCCTTTCTTTTGTAGTGACAGAGAATACATCATAGGCCGTCGAATTTGGGAGTCTGGTCGATTGTATTACTGTATTACAAAG GGAGTTCCTTGCTCCTCTTTGCCAAGACGCAACAAACCAAGACGTGTGGATTTGTACTATTCAAGCTGGTGCATTCGTGCag TTGAATCAAAAAGTGGGGATGGCCAGCTCACTGCATGTGAGGTCCTACTGTTTCATCATGAAGATATGGGTATTCCTTTGGAAATTGCAAAGCTTGGAATCCGGCATGGTATGTGGGGAGCAGTGAAGAAGATCGAACCTAGTTTACGTGCATATCAGAAGCAAAGAGCAGCTGGAGATCCACTCTCACGCTGTGCTTTCATGGCTCAGATCAACACCAAAGTGAGTGCAGACTACCTTAAATGTTTGGAGAGCACTGCTAGTAGTCATTCATCAGAGGTTGAAATCCAGGATTCTTCTTCCAAGAAACCACGGGGAAACATACATAGGCTTTTGGTAGTTGGTGGGGCTATTGCTCTTGCTTGTACTCTTGACCAGGGTCTCCTAACTAAGGCAGTTATATTTGGAGTAGCAAGGAGATTTGCAAAAACTGGGAGGTTGTGA